The proteins below come from a single Parageobacillus toebii NBRC 107807 genomic window:
- the spoVM gene encoding stage V sporulation protein SpoVM: MKFYTIKLPKFLGGIVRAMLNSFKKG; the protein is encoded by the coding sequence ATGAAATTTTATACCATTAAATTACCGAAATTTCTTGGTGGAATTGTGCGTGCCATGTTAAATTCCTTTAAAAAAGGATAA
- the rpmB gene encoding 50S ribosomal protein L28, protein MAKCFVTGKKKSFGNSRSHAMNANKRTWKVNLQKVRILVDGKPKRVWVSARALKSGKVQRV, encoded by the coding sequence ATGGCAAAATGCTTTGTGACAGGAAAGAAAAAATCTTTCGGCAATTCACGTTCACATGCGATGAATGCAAATAAACGCACATGGAAAGTAAACCTTCAAAAAGTTCGTATTTTAGTCGACGGAAAACCAAAACGTGTATGGGTGTCTGCCCGCGCATTAAAATCTGGAAAAGTACAACGCGTTTAA
- a CDS encoding Asp23/Gls24 family envelope stress response protein, with the protein MSIELQTKYGRIEISNDVIAMIAGGAAVDCYGIVGMASKNQIKDGISEILRRENFSKGVIVREENGEVHIDMYIIVSYGTKISEVAHNVQTKVKYTLDQMLGLSVQSINIYVQGVRVTNP; encoded by the coding sequence ATGTCCATTGAATTGCAAACGAAATACGGGAGAATCGAAATTTCCAATGATGTAATTGCGATGATTGCAGGGGGCGCTGCGGTCGATTGCTACGGAATCGTTGGAATGGCATCGAAAAATCAAATTAAAGACGGAATTTCTGAAATTTTGCGGAGGGAAAACTTTTCTAAAGGTGTGATTGTCCGAGAAGAAAATGGGGAAGTGCATATCGATATGTACATTATTGTTAGCTATGGAACGAAAATTTCTGAAGTTGCTCACAATGTGCAAACAAAAGTGAAATATACGCTTGATCAAATGTTAGGGCTTTCTGTACAGTCGATTAATATTTATGTTCAAGGGGTTCGTGTAACGAATCCGTAG
- a CDS encoding DAK2 domain-containing protein yields MTIRILDGRLFAEMVFQGAAHLSNNAKAVDALNVFPVPDGDTGTNMNLSMTSGAKEVKNNISDHIGKVGSALAKGLLMGARGNSGVILSQLFRGFAKAVEAKKEINSAEFAAALEAGVTTAYKAVMKPVEGTILTVAKDAAKRAVEVAKKEQDIAIVMEEVVKEAKASLQRTPELLPVLKEVGVVDSGGQGLVYVYEGFLSALKGENVADRKPIEVSMQELINAEHHKSAQSHIDTDEIEFGYCTEFMVRFERDKLQKHPFSEEAFRQDLSRFGDSLLVIADDELVKVHIHTEQPGEVLTYGQKYGSLINIKIENMRQQHANIVNQERNAASSASKAKQKEKYGIVTIAMGSGVAELFKSIGAHVVIEGGQTMNPSTEDIVKAIESINAETVFVLPNNKNIIMTAQQAATVVNQKVIVIPSKTVPQGMSALLAFNPSLSEEQNEKAMTVALSRVKTGQVTFSVRDTTIDGVEIEKDDYMGLADNKIVAAERDKLSVTKQLLNTLIDEDSEIVTMIYGEEATEEEVEAIVSYIEETYPDVEVEVHNGKQPLYPFIFSVE; encoded by the coding sequence GTGACAATTAGGATACTTGACGGAAGACTGTTTGCAGAAATGGTCTTTCAAGGAGCGGCGCATTTATCCAACAATGCAAAAGCGGTCGATGCGCTGAACGTCTTTCCGGTTCCGGATGGCGATACAGGCACGAATATGAATTTATCGATGACTTCTGGTGCAAAGGAAGTAAAAAATAACATTTCTGATCATATTGGAAAAGTCGGCAGTGCATTAGCAAAAGGGCTATTGATGGGAGCACGCGGAAATTCAGGAGTGATTTTATCGCAATTGTTTCGTGGTTTTGCGAAAGCGGTGGAAGCGAAAAAAGAAATTAATAGTGCGGAATTTGCTGCTGCGCTTGAAGCAGGTGTCACCACCGCTTATAAAGCGGTAATGAAGCCGGTGGAAGGCACGATACTGACCGTAGCGAAAGACGCGGCGAAGCGGGCGGTAGAAGTCGCAAAAAAAGAACAAGACATTGCCATTGTGATGGAAGAGGTAGTGAAGGAAGCGAAGGCGTCTTTGCAACGCACACCTGAATTATTGCCGGTATTAAAAGAAGTGGGGGTTGTCGATAGCGGCGGTCAAGGGCTTGTCTACGTATATGAAGGATTTTTGAGCGCATTAAAAGGGGAAAATGTTGCTGATCGAAAGCCTATAGAAGTCTCGATGCAAGAATTAATCAATGCTGAACATCATAAAAGTGCACAAAGCCATATCGATACGGATGAAATTGAGTTTGGTTACTGTACCGAATTTATGGTACGGTTTGAACGAGATAAATTGCAAAAACATCCATTCTCTGAAGAAGCGTTTCGTCAAGATTTAAGCCGATTCGGTGACTCATTATTAGTCATTGCTGATGATGAACTTGTAAAAGTGCATATTCACACAGAACAGCCTGGCGAAGTACTGACATATGGACAAAAATACGGAAGTTTAATAAACATTAAAATTGAAAATATGCGCCAACAGCACGCAAATATAGTAAATCAAGAACGCAATGCTGCTTCGAGCGCATCGAAGGCGAAACAAAAAGAGAAATATGGAATTGTGACAATAGCGATGGGATCCGGCGTTGCCGAGCTGTTTAAAAGCATCGGCGCACACGTTGTCATTGAAGGCGGCCAAACGATGAACCCGAGCACGGAGGATATCGTAAAAGCAATTGAAAGCATTAACGCAGAAACAGTATTCGTGCTTCCAAATAATAAAAACATTATTATGACAGCACAACAAGCTGCGACCGTCGTCAACCAAAAGGTGATCGTCATTCCATCGAAAACAGTCCCTCAAGGGATGTCGGCATTGCTGGCGTTTAATCCATCACTTTCTGAGGAACAAAATGAAAAAGCAATGACGGTCGCCTTGTCGCGTGTCAAAACAGGACAAGTTACGTTTTCAGTACGGGATACAACGATCGATGGGGTGGAGATTGAAAAAGACGATTATATGGGTCTTGCTGATAATAAAATCGTTGCGGCGGAAAGAGATAAGCTTTCGGTGACGAAGCAATTGCTTAATACGCTAATTGATGAAGATAGTGAAATCGTTACAATGATATATGGGGAAGAAGCAACAGAAGAGGAAGTCGAAGCGATTGTTTCTTATATTGAGGAAACATATCCGGACGTAGAAGTGGAAGTGCATAACGGAAAACAGCCGTTATATCCATTTATCTTTTCTGTTGAATAA
- the sdaAB gene encoding L-serine ammonia-lyase, iron-sulfur-dependent subunit beta — MKYKSVFDIIGPIMIGPSSSHTAGAARIGRVARSLFGRKPKWAHISFYGSFAQTYKGHGTNVAIVGGLLDFDTFDERIPYSLEIAKQEGMEVTFYEEDAIPHHPNTARVRIGDEKGELELVGISIGGGKIEIIELNGFELKLSGHHPALLIMHNDRYGAIASVANVLAKYAINIGHMEVSRKEKGKEALMTIEIDQPIDQTVIDELTALPHIIQVTNIAD, encoded by the coding sequence GTGAAATATAAAAGCGTCTTTGATATTATCGGACCGATTATGATTGGCCCATCGAGTTCGCATACAGCGGGAGCGGCGCGAATCGGGAGAGTGGCGCGCAGCTTATTTGGCAGAAAACCGAAATGGGCACATATTTCTTTTTACGGCTCTTTTGCGCAAACGTATAAAGGCCATGGAACCAATGTAGCCATTGTTGGTGGCCTTCTTGATTTCGATACATTTGATGAGCGAATTCCTTATTCGCTTGAAATTGCGAAACAAGAAGGAATGGAAGTCACTTTTTATGAAGAAGATGCGATTCCTCATCATCCTAACACTGCGAGAGTGCGCATTGGAGATGAAAAAGGGGAATTGGAACTTGTCGGTATTTCCATTGGCGGTGGAAAAATCGAGATTATCGAGTTAAACGGATTTGAGTTGAAGTTGTCTGGCCATCATCCGGCATTGCTCATTATGCATAATGACCGGTACGGGGCGATCGCGTCGGTGGCGAATGTTTTAGCGAAATATGCGATTAATATTGGACATATGGAAGTGTCACGGAAAGAAAAAGGAAAAGAAGCGTTGATGACCATTGAAATAGATCAGCCGATTGATCAAACAGTGATTGATGAACTGACAGCGTTGCCGCATATTATCCAAGTAACAAACATTGCGGATTAG
- the sdaAA gene encoding L-serine ammonia-lyase, iron-sulfur-dependent, subunit alpha has translation MFRNVAELVQLAESQNIKIAEVMIRQEIEVTGRSREEIFAQMDKNLQVMEQAVAKGLAGVVSRSGLTGGDSVLLQQYIRQGNFLSGETILDAVSKAVATNEVNAAMGVICATPTAGSAGVVPGTLFAVKEKLKPTREEMIEFLFTAGAFGFVVANNASISGAAGGCQAEVGSAAGMAAAALVELAGGTPSQAAEAMAIALKNMLGLVCDPVAGLVEVPCVKRNAMGAANAMVAADMALAGIKSRIPCDEVIEAMFRIGETMPTALKETAEGGLAATPTGRALAAKIFGVSANSRES, from the coding sequence ATGTTTCGCAACGTTGCTGAACTTGTGCAATTGGCGGAAAGCCAAAACATTAAAATTGCCGAAGTAATGATTCGGCAAGAGATAGAAGTAACGGGGAGAAGCCGTGAAGAAATTTTTGCGCAAATGGATAAAAACTTGCAAGTAATGGAACAAGCGGTTGCAAAAGGGCTTGCCGGCGTTGTCTCCAGATCGGGGCTCACTGGCGGGGATTCGGTGTTGTTGCAACAATATATCAGACAAGGGAATTTTTTATCAGGAGAAACGATTTTAGATGCCGTTAGTAAAGCGGTGGCGACAAATGAAGTAAACGCGGCAATGGGCGTCATCTGCGCGACGCCGACTGCGGGTTCCGCCGGAGTTGTTCCGGGGACGCTTTTTGCAGTAAAAGAAAAATTAAAGCCGACGCGTGAAGAGATGATTGAATTTTTATTTACAGCGGGGGCATTCGGTTTTGTTGTTGCCAATAACGCCTCCATCTCTGGCGCGGCTGGAGGGTGTCAAGCGGAGGTCGGCTCAGCCGCGGGAATGGCGGCGGCAGCGTTAGTCGAACTTGCCGGGGGAACGCCGAGCCAAGCAGCGGAAGCGATGGCGATCGCTTTAAAAAATATGTTAGGATTAGTATGTGATCCTGTCGCTGGTCTTGTCGAAGTTCCATGTGTAAAGCGAAATGCGATGGGAGCGGCAAATGCGATGGTAGCAGCAGACATGGCGCTTGCTGGTATTAAAAGCCGCATTCCATGTGATGAGGTCATTGAAGCGATGTTTCGCATCGGTGAAACGATGCCAACTGCATTGAAAGAAACTGCAGAAGGAGGGTTAGCAGCAACGCCGACCGGCCGCGCTTTAGCGGCAAAAATTTTCGGCGTTTCAGCTAATAGCCGTGAATCGTGA
- the recG gene encoding ATP-dependent DNA helicase RecG yields MNRELQQPVTAIKGIGEETSEALREMGITTIEELFMHIPYRYEDYEIKDLAEVKHDEKVTVEGKVHSEPSLTYYAKKKSRLTFRLLVGRYLITVVCFNRPYLKGKLSINDTVTVIGKWDQHRQMITAYELKLGPLPQKREIEPVYSVRGSITVKGMRRFIKLALTQYGEAIVDPLPLSIRQTYRLISKQEAIRAIHFPRSHEELKQARRRLVYEEFLLFQLKIHALRKVQREYSEGIAHSFSEEKLHAFIQQLPFSLTKAQQRVVHEILADMRSPYRMNRLLQGDVGSGKTVVAAIVLYAAVLSGYQGALMVPTEILAEQHAQSLQTLFASTNVTVALLTSSVKGKKRKEILEQLACGDIDIIIGTHALIQEEVNFKQLGLVITDEQHRFGVEQRRILREKGQSPDVLMMTATPIPRTLAITAFGEMDVSVIDEMPAGRKKVQTYWVKHHMFERVLDFIEKEIQKGRQAYVICPLIEESEKLDVQNAIDVHSMLTHYYKGKYHIGLMHGRLSSEEKEEVMKAFSENRVQVLVSTTVVEVGVNVPNATVMVIYDAERFGLAQLHQLRGRVGRGDEQSYCILIADPKSETGKERMRIMTETTDGFVLSEKDLQLRGPGDFFGTKQSGMPEFKFGDVVHDYRILEVARNDAAKLVQSTAFWRDEPYQWLRLYLQESGVLDGEKLD; encoded by the coding sequence GTGAATCGTGAGTTGCAACAACCTGTTACAGCAATAAAGGGAATTGGAGAAGAAACAAGTGAAGCGCTTCGAGAAATGGGGATTACAACGATTGAGGAATTGTTTATGCATATTCCATACCGCTATGAAGATTATGAGATAAAAGATTTAGCGGAAGTAAAACACGACGAAAAAGTAACAGTCGAAGGGAAGGTTCATAGCGAGCCTTCTCTTACCTATTATGCGAAAAAAAAATCGCGCTTAACATTTCGTCTGCTTGTGGGACGGTATTTAATCACCGTCGTTTGTTTCAATCGTCCTTATTTAAAAGGAAAATTATCCATTAACGATACCGTTACAGTCATTGGAAAATGGGATCAACACCGTCAAATGATTACGGCATATGAATTGAAACTAGGACCGCTGCCGCAAAAGCGGGAAATTGAACCTGTTTACTCGGTTCGTGGATCCATCACAGTGAAAGGAATGCGTCGTTTTATCAAGTTGGCTTTAACGCAATACGGCGAAGCAATCGTGGATCCGCTCCCGCTATCGATACGGCAAACGTACCGGCTTATTTCAAAGCAGGAAGCGATTCGGGCGATCCATTTTCCACGTTCTCATGAGGAATTGAAGCAGGCGAGACGGAGGCTTGTATACGAGGAATTTTTGCTTTTTCAATTAAAAATTCATGCTCTTCGTAAAGTGCAAAGAGAATATTCGGAAGGAATCGCCCATTCGTTTTCGGAGGAAAAATTGCATGCCTTCATCCAACAGCTTCCATTTTCGTTGACAAAAGCACAGCAGCGCGTTGTTCATGAAATACTAGCGGATATGCGATCCCCATACCGTATGAACCGCCTTCTTCAAGGAGACGTTGGTTCGGGAAAAACGGTCGTTGCGGCGATTGTATTATATGCTGCCGTTCTATCCGGCTATCAAGGAGCGCTAATGGTGCCGACGGAAATTCTAGCGGAGCAGCACGCGCAGTCATTGCAAACATTATTCGCATCAACCAATGTAACGGTGGCGTTACTAACAAGTTCTGTGAAAGGAAAGAAAAGAAAGGAAATTTTAGAACAGCTTGCTTGTGGAGATATTGACATTATTATTGGGACACATGCACTTATTCAAGAAGAAGTAAATTTCAAGCAGCTTGGTTTGGTGATTACAGACGAACAACATCGGTTTGGAGTGGAACAGCGCCGGATTTTGCGCGAAAAAGGGCAATCGCCTGACGTGTTGATGATGACGGCGACACCAATTCCGCGAACGCTTGCCATTACTGCGTTTGGCGAAATGGATGTGTCGGTGATCGACGAAATGCCGGCCGGAAGAAAAAAAGTGCAGACATATTGGGTAAAACACCATATGTTTGAACGCGTTCTTGATTTTATCGAAAAAGAAATTCAAAAAGGACGCCAAGCATATGTCATTTGTCCGCTCATTGAAGAATCGGAAAAATTAGATGTGCAAAACGCGATTGATGTTCATAGCATGTTGACACATTATTACAAAGGGAAATATCATATCGGCCTTATGCACGGACGGCTTTCTTCGGAGGAAAAAGAGGAAGTAATGAAAGCGTTCAGCGAAAATCGTGTGCAAGTGTTAGTTTCTACTACGGTTGTGGAAGTTGGCGTAAATGTCCCGAACGCCACTGTCATGGTGATTTACGATGCGGAACGATTTGGGCTGGCACAGCTGCATCAATTGCGCGGTCGGGTCGGCCGCGGCGATGAGCAATCATATTGTATTTTAATTGCTGATCCAAAATCAGAAACAGGAAAAGAGAGAATGCGCATTATGACGGAAACGACAGACGGATTTGTTCTATCAGAGAAAGACTTGCAGTTGCGCGGCCCTGGTGATTTTTTTGGCACCAAACAAAGTGGTATGCCTGAATTTAAATTTGGAGACGTCGTACATGATTATCGCATTCTGGAAGTAGCGCGCAACGATGCGGCAAAATTAGTTCAATCTACTGCTTTTTGGCGCGATGAGCCGTATCAATGGCTGCGTCTTTATTTACAAGAATCCGGTGTGCTAGATGGCGAAAAATTAGATTGA
- the fapR gene encoding transcription factor FapR: protein MRKSKRERQRLLQETIQENPFITDEELAEKFSVSVQTIRLDRLELSIPELRERIKHVAQQSLADKVRSLPIEEVIGEIIDIEPDHSAISIFDVKSEHVFKRNRIARGHHLFAQANSLAVAVINDELALTAKANIRFTRQVKENERVVAKAKVVGEKENGRTIVEVNSYVGQELVFSGTFEMYRSNREKKDGDSNENSN from the coding sequence ATGCGAAAAAGCAAACGGGAACGACAACGGCTTTTGCAAGAAACGATTCAAGAAAATCCGTTTATTACCGATGAGGAATTAGCTGAAAAATTTTCCGTCAGCGTTCAAACGATCCGCTTAGACCGTTTAGAGTTGTCGATACCTGAACTGCGTGAGCGAATTAAACATGTCGCGCAGCAATCGCTGGCCGATAAAGTCAGGTCGCTTCCGATTGAGGAAGTAATCGGGGAAATTATCGATATTGAGCCCGACCATAGCGCCATTTCTATTTTCGATGTGAAATCAGAACATGTGTTTAAGCGGAATCGTATTGCGCGCGGTCATCATTTATTTGCCCAAGCCAATTCACTTGCCGTTGCCGTCATCAACGATGAGCTTGCATTGACAGCAAAAGCGAACATTCGCTTTACAAGACAAGTGAAAGAAAATGAACGAGTGGTAGCGAAAGCAAAAGTGGTCGGCGAAAAAGAGAACGGACGAACGATTGTGGAAGTAAACAGCTACGTCGGGCAAGAACTTGTCTTTTCCGGAACGTTTGAAATGTATCGATCAAATCGCGAAAAAAAGGATGGAGACAGCAATGAAAATAGCAATTGA
- the plsX gene encoding phosphate acyltransferase PlsX, with protein sequence MKIAIDAMGGDHAPKEIVLGAMKAVQHFSDVHITLFGDEGKIRPYLTSDERITVIHTNEVIEATDEPVRAVRRKKQSSMVLMAEEVKEGRADACISAGNTGALMAAGLFVVGRIAGIDRPALAPTLPTIGGEGFLFLDVGANVDARPEHLLQYALMGAVYAEKVRGIPRPRIGLLNVGTEDQKGNDVAKKAFQLLRETDLNFIGNVEARDLLQGVADVVVTDGFTGNVALKTIEGTAISVFSMLKEALTSSFLSKLAAAILKPKLIDLKKTMDYSEYGGAALFGLNAPVVKAHGSSDANAIFHAVRQAREMVANDIITTIKEAIEQNHS encoded by the coding sequence ATGAAAATAGCAATTGATGCGATGGGAGGAGACCATGCCCCAAAAGAAATCGTTCTCGGGGCGATGAAGGCCGTTCAGCACTTTTCAGATGTACATATTACTCTATTCGGAGACGAGGGCAAAATTCGCCCTTATCTTACATCAGACGAACGGATCACTGTCATTCATACTAATGAAGTGATCGAAGCAACGGATGAACCAGTGCGGGCGGTAAGAAGAAAAAAACAATCGTCCATGGTGTTAATGGCCGAAGAAGTGAAAGAAGGACGCGCTGATGCTTGTATATCGGCGGGAAATACGGGCGCGCTTATGGCGGCAGGGCTATTCGTCGTCGGACGAATCGCGGGGATTGATCGACCTGCATTAGCACCAACGCTTCCGACGATTGGCGGCGAAGGATTTTTGTTTTTAGATGTCGGAGCAAACGTCGATGCCCGTCCGGAACATCTGTTGCAATATGCTTTAATGGGAGCGGTGTACGCGGAAAAAGTTCGGGGAATTCCACGCCCGCGCATCGGCCTATTAAACGTTGGAACAGAAGACCAAAAGGGAAACGATGTTGCCAAGAAGGCGTTCCAACTTTTGCGAGAAACCGATCTTAATTTTATCGGCAACGTAGAAGCGCGCGATTTATTGCAAGGCGTCGCTGATGTGGTTGTCACGGATGGTTTTACTGGCAACGTTGCATTAAAAACGATTGAAGGTACGGCTATTTCCGTTTTTTCTATGTTAAAAGAAGCATTAACAAGCAGTTTTTTAAGCAAATTAGCGGCAGCTATTTTAAAGCCGAAATTAATAGATTTGAAAAAAACGATGGATTATTCCGAATATGGAGGGGCTGCGCTGTTTGGACTAAACGCTCCTGTCGTAAAAGCTCACGGTTCGTCTGATGCGAACGCCATCTTTCACGCCGTCCGTCAGGCGCGGGAAATGGTAGCGAACGATATCATCACTACAATAAAAGAAGCGATTGAACAAAATCATTCATAA
- the fabD gene encoding ACP S-malonyltransferase yields MGKIAFIFPGQGSQTVGMGKDVAQSDANIAAVFQSADERLGFSLSSLIFEGPQETLTLTYNAQPALLTTSIALLEKVKEAGITADYVAGHSLGEYTALVAAGAISFTDAVYAVRKRGEFMEEAVPAGEGTMAAVLGMDAAALEAVTKEVSEQGDPVQLANLNCPGQIVISGSKAGVEKAEQLAKERGAKRVIPLEVSGPFHSSLMKPAASKLQDVLNTIAIRDAEIPVISNVTAQPVVKKEEILRLLIEQLYSPVRWEQSVEMMFGLGVDTFIEIGPGKVLSGLVKKINRNVSVYAVNDLESLQATVAALKGE; encoded by the coding sequence ATGGGGAAAATTGCTTTTATTTTTCCAGGACAAGGGTCGCAAACGGTAGGCATGGGAAAAGACGTCGCGCAAAGCGATGCCAACATCGCTGCGGTGTTTCAGTCCGCGGACGAACGTCTTGGTTTTTCGCTTTCTTCGCTTATTTTTGAAGGGCCGCAAGAAACGCTGACTTTAACGTACAACGCACAGCCGGCCTTATTAACGACGAGCATTGCGCTTCTTGAAAAAGTAAAAGAAGCCGGCATTACGGCGGATTACGTCGCTGGCCATAGTTTAGGAGAATATACGGCGCTTGTGGCGGCGGGAGCGATTTCGTTTACCGATGCGGTGTATGCGGTAAGAAAACGCGGGGAGTTTATGGAAGAAGCGGTGCCGGCAGGAGAAGGAACGATGGCCGCGGTGCTGGGAATGGATGCGGCCGCGCTTGAAGCGGTGACAAAAGAAGTATCGGAACAAGGCGATCCAGTACAGCTGGCGAATTTAAACTGTCCAGGGCAAATCGTTATTTCCGGTTCAAAAGCGGGAGTAGAAAAAGCCGAGCAGCTTGCGAAAGAGCGAGGAGCAAAAAGGGTTATTCCGCTTGAGGTGAGCGGTCCGTTTCATTCTTCCCTTATGAAACCGGCAGCAAGCAAATTGCAGGATGTGCTAAACACCATTGCGATTCGTGATGCTGAAATTCCTGTTATTTCAAACGTTACTGCACAGCCGGTCGTGAAAAAAGAAGAGATTTTGCGTCTATTAATCGAGCAATTGTATTCTCCTGTACGCTGGGAACAATCGGTAGAAATGATGTTCGGCTTAGGAGTAGATACATTTATTGAAATCGGTCCGGGGAAAGTGCTGTCAGGACTTGTGAAAAAAATTAACCGCAACGTGAGCGTGTACGCAGTGAACGATCTTGAGTCTTTACAAGCGACCGTTGCGGCATTGAAAGGAGAATAA
- the fabG gene encoding 3-oxoacyl-[acyl-carrier-protein] reductase, translating to MLQGKVALVTGASRGIGRAIALELARQGAKVAVNYAGNEAKANEVVEEIKNMGGEAFAIQADVSNAEAVDQMVKAVLERFERIDILVNNAGITRDNLLMRMKEEEWDDVMNINLKGVFNCTKAVTRPMMKQRYGRIVNIASIVGVSGNPGQANYVAAKAGVIGLTKTAARELASRNITVNAVAPGFITTDMTDRLSEELKEEMLKQIPLARFGEPEDVAKVVSFLVSDAASYMTGQTLHVDGGMVM from the coding sequence ATGTTGCAAGGAAAAGTTGCGCTTGTCACGGGAGCATCGCGCGGCATCGGCCGGGCGATTGCATTGGAGCTGGCGCGTCAAGGCGCAAAAGTAGCGGTCAATTACGCCGGCAATGAAGCGAAAGCGAATGAAGTTGTCGAAGAAATTAAAAATATGGGTGGGGAAGCGTTCGCCATTCAAGCGGACGTATCTAATGCCGAAGCTGTTGATCAGATGGTCAAAGCGGTATTAGAACGATTTGAGCGCATCGATATTTTAGTGAACAATGCCGGCATTACCCGCGATAATTTATTAATGCGCATGAAAGAAGAAGAATGGGATGACGTGATGAATATTAACTTAAAAGGGGTGTTTAACTGCACGAAAGCAGTGACACGCCCGATGATGAAACAGCGGTACGGCCGCATCGTGAACATTGCTTCTATCGTCGGCGTCAGCGGAAATCCGGGACAAGCAAACTATGTCGCCGCAAAAGCTGGCGTCATCGGGTTAACGAAAACAGCAGCCCGTGAGCTTGCGAGCCGCAACATTACCGTCAATGCGGTTGCTCCTGGATTTATTACAACCGATATGACCGACCGTCTTAGTGAAGAACTGAAGGAGGAAATGTTAAAACAAATTCCGCTTGCCCGCTTCGGCGAACCGGAAGATGTTGCGAAAGTCGTTTCATTCCTTGTATCGGATGCCGCTAGCTACATGACAGGGCAAACGCTTCATGTCGACGGCGGAATGGTCATGTAA
- a CDS encoding acyl carrier protein: MADVLERVTKIIVDRLGVEESQVTLDASFKDDLGADSLDIVELVMELEDEFNMEISDEEAEKIVTVGDAVNYIKSHM; the protein is encoded by the coding sequence GTGGCAGACGTGTTAGAGCGTGTTACGAAAATTATCGTCGACCGCTTGGGTGTCGAAGAATCCCAAGTTACATTGGATGCTTCTTTCAAAGATGATCTAGGGGCAGACTCTCTAGATATCGTAGAGCTTGTGATGGAATTAGAAGATGAATTTAATATGGAAATTTCTGATGAAGAGGCTGAAAAAATTGTCACAGTAGGAGATGCTGTGAACTACATAAAAAGCCACATGTAA
- the rnc gene encoding ribonuclease III, whose translation MSKPKDKERINEKRRAKFKELQKKIGIFFTNEKLLIQAFTHSSYVNEHRRRPHEDNERLEFLGDAVLELTVSQYLFKKFPHMSEGELTKLRAAIVCEPSLVKFANALSFGELVLLGKGEELTGGRTRPALLADVFEAFIGALYLDQGMDAVMQFLGQTIFPKIDEGAFSHVMDFKSQLQELVQRDGIGVLEYSILEEKGPAHNKEFVSRVSLNGQALGIGIGKSKKEAEQHAAQMALQKLKTIGKE comes from the coding sequence ATGTCGAAACCAAAAGATAAAGAACGAATAAATGAAAAAAGGCGAGCGAAATTTAAGGAACTGCAAAAAAAAATCGGCATTTTTTTTACGAATGAAAAACTTCTTATTCAGGCTTTTACCCATTCATCGTATGTGAATGAGCATCGGAGACGGCCGCATGAAGATAATGAACGGCTCGAGTTTTTAGGTGACGCGGTGCTTGAGCTTACCGTTTCGCAATATTTGTTTAAAAAATTTCCGCATATGAGTGAAGGAGAATTAACAAAACTGCGCGCGGCCATTGTATGTGAACCATCGCTTGTCAAATTTGCCAACGCCTTATCATTCGGTGAACTCGTGCTTTTAGGAAAAGGGGAGGAGTTGACAGGGGGGAGAACAAGGCCAGCGCTGTTGGCTGATGTATTCGAAGCATTCATTGGTGCGCTATATTTAGACCAAGGAATGGATGCGGTCATGCAATTTTTGGGACAAACGATTTTCCCAAAAATTGATGAAGGTGCTTTTTCTCATGTGATGGATTTTAAAAGCCAATTGCAAGAACTCGTTCAACGCGATGGCATCGGTGTGCTTGAATATAGCATTTTAGAAGAAAAAGGACCGGCACATAATAAAGAATTTGTCTCTCGCGTTTCGTTAAATGGACAGGCACTTGGCATCGGAATCGGAAAGTCAAAAAAAGAAGCAGAACAACATGCAGCGCAAATGGCATTGCAAAAATTAAAAACAATAGGAAAAGAATAA